A single Desulfovibrio piger DNA region contains:
- a CDS encoding ABC transporter ATP-binding protein, producing MKIAIHYPAPTFDSYRAALVRSLFNADGIGFDLDADLPIDGPDAEPWQIGLVVGPSGSGKSSIGSRIWGEKALRGAEGWPKDRPIIDAISPEDGGGNWQAVTGALSAVGLGDVPAWLRPYHVLSTGERFRASLARLICEAPERAVVDEFTSVVDRQIAKIGATAFAKAWRRTGGQVVLLSCHYDIIDWLAPDWIFDTGGDGFRWTRGCLQRPRFELEIRQTGWEWWPYFEPHHYLKLPHMIAATNYVGFVDGQPVAHVAVSTRQGFVEARACRLVVMPEWQGAGVGMRFLNTICQMWRDGQNRYGKPMPTLFHTSHPGMCAALRRSPLWTQVSARLYGENKARSARSMTRSRERAGTLQGQGHSPGYGGHFRAVQGFRYIGGATCAS from the coding sequence ATGAAAATTGCCATCCACTATCCCGCACCGACCTTCGATTCCTACCGCGCCGCCTTGGTCCGCTCACTGTTCAATGCCGACGGTATTGGTTTCGACCTCGACGCGGACCTGCCCATCGATGGCCCCGATGCGGAGCCGTGGCAGATCGGCCTGGTCGTTGGGCCTTCCGGTTCCGGCAAGTCCAGCATTGGTTCCCGTATCTGGGGGGAAAAAGCCCTGCGTGGGGCCGAAGGCTGGCCCAAGGACAGGCCCATCATCGACGCCATTTCCCCAGAGGATGGAGGCGGAAACTGGCAGGCCGTTACGGGTGCCCTGTCCGCTGTGGGGCTTGGAGATGTGCCCGCCTGGCTACGTCCTTACCATGTACTGAGTACGGGAGAGCGGTTTCGGGCCTCGCTGGCCCGTCTGATTTGTGAGGCCCCGGAACGCGCCGTTGTGGACGAGTTCACCAGCGTCGTGGACCGGCAGATTGCCAAGATCGGAGCGACTGCCTTTGCCAAGGCTTGGCGGCGTACCGGCGGGCAGGTTGTCCTGCTTTCGTGCCACTACGACATCATCGACTGGCTGGCCCCGGACTGGATTTTCGACACCGGCGGCGACGGCTTTCGGTGGACACGGGGGTGTCTTCAACGTCCCCGCTTCGAGCTGGAAATCCGGCAAACGGGCTGGGAATGGTGGCCGTATTTTGAGCCGCATCACTATCTAAAGCTGCCGCACATGATCGCGGCCACCAACTATGTAGGCTTTGTGGACGGCCAACCCGTGGCCCATGTGGCGGTTAGTACCCGACAGGGCTTTGTGGAGGCACGGGCCTGCCGCTTGGTAGTCATGCCTGAGTGGCAGGGAGCTGGCGTAGGTATGCGCTTTCTCAACACTATCTGCCAGATGTGGCGTGACGGCCAGAACCGCTATGGCAAGCCGATGCCAACACTGTTTCACACGTCGCATCCGGGCATGTGTGCGGCTCTGCGACGCTCCCCCTTATGGACGCAAGTAAGCGCTAGGCTCTACGGCGAGAACAAAGCCAGAAGTGCCCGGTCCATGACCAGGTCACGGGAGCGAGCCGGGACCTTACAAGGCCAGGGGCATTCCCCCGGTTATGGGGGGCATTTTCGGGCCGTACAGGGGTTCCGGTACATCGGAGGGGCCACATGCGCGTCGTGA
- a CDS encoding NlpC/P60 family N-terminal domain-containing protein codes for MTRSFLWTGIRLAALCALLLLAACGGKQIPPRDGIPSPHLGTIRDMRTFPQDLTVFARQAGADTPLLDSQAQAEQDARFNRIFFGPWDMHKTSIRKREVEIYFRKARGYKYGDVRWTQDEWDAMRANARLKGFPNAAMHGITVRNADLREMPSHTPRFSEPTPDPRTNPFDYFQYSLLPVGTPVFIAHTSRDGNWYYVETPVAAGWVDASDVGLVDDAFEAGYKTGSYVAVLRDNVPLPGSLAGQVNIGTVLPLAPSQSDSTRLAVLVPVRNGSRADVVTLTLAHEDAAIKPLPMTPAQVALIGNVMMGQRYGWGGMFGDRDCSALTRELLTPFGIWLPRNSLSQARGGRRIMLDGMSIKEKEKTILRDGVPFLTLVWLRGHIMLYVGPYKGRPAIFHNVWGVRTVEGDSDNERFVIGRAVVSSITPGSELRNLYRTTTFGDRVNSITILGGR; via the coding sequence ATGACTCGGTCTTTCCTCTGGACAGGGATACGGCTGGCGGCGCTGTGTGCGCTGCTGTTGCTGGCCGCCTGCGGCGGCAAGCAGATCCCTCCGCGTGACGGCATCCCTTCCCCGCATCTGGGTACCATCCGTGACATGCGGACCTTCCCCCAGGATCTGACCGTGTTCGCCCGGCAGGCCGGCGCCGACACGCCCCTGCTGGACAGCCAGGCCCAGGCGGAACAGGATGCGCGCTTCAACCGCATCTTCTTCGGTCCCTGGGACATGCACAAGACCTCCATCCGCAAGCGGGAGGTAGAGATCTATTTCCGCAAGGCCAGGGGCTACAAATACGGCGACGTGCGCTGGACCCAGGACGAATGGGACGCCATGCGCGCCAATGCCCGCCTGAAGGGCTTCCCCAATGCGGCCATGCACGGCATCACGGTACGCAATGCCGACCTGCGCGAGATGCCCAGCCACACGCCGCGTTTCAGCGAGCCCACGCCCGATCCGCGCACCAATCCCTTCGACTACTTCCAGTATTCCCTGCTGCCTGTGGGTACGCCGGTCTTCATCGCCCACACCAGCCGTGACGGCAACTGGTACTATGTGGAGACCCCCGTGGCCGCGGGATGGGTGGACGCCAGTGATGTCGGCCTGGTGGACGATGCCTTCGAGGCCGGCTACAAGACAGGCAGTTATGTGGCCGTGCTGCGCGACAACGTCCCCCTGCCCGGCAGCCTTGCCGGACAGGTCAATATCGGCACGGTCCTGCCCCTGGCACCGTCCCAGAGCGACAGCACCCGTCTGGCGGTGCTGGTCCCCGTCAGGAACGGCAGCCGGGCGGACGTGGTCACGCTGACGCTGGCCCACGAAGACGCCGCCATCAAGCCCCTGCCCATGACCCCGGCGCAGGTGGCTCTCATCGGCAATGTCATGATGGGCCAGCGTTACGGCTGGGGCGGCATGTTCGGCGACCGCGACTGTTCGGCCCTGACCCGCGAACTGCTGACGCCCTTCGGCATCTGGCTGCCCCGCAACTCCCTGTCCCAGGCGCGCGGAGGGCGGCGCATCATGCTGGACGGCATGAGCATCAAGGAAAAGGAAAAGACCATCCTGCGCGACGGCGTCCCCTTCCTGACCCTGGTCTGGCTGCGCGGGCACATCATGCTCTATGTGGGCCCCTACAAGGGACGGCCCGCCATCTTCCACAATGTCTGGGGCGTGCGCACCGTGGAAGGCGACAGCGACAACGAACGCTTCGTCATAGGCCGTGCCGTGGTCAGCTCCATCACGCCCGGCAGCGAGCTGCGCAACCTGTACCGCACCACCACCTTCGGCGACCGCGTGAACAGCATCACCATCCTGGGAGGCCGCTGA
- a CDS encoding tyrosine-type recombinase/integrase: MAKGITVRELADVYFTVHCTHPVTQKSGRYHLRPVLRLVGGWQARRLKPQHISEFLEGQRQSGVSLATAVLRAKLLLTILRWGVGTGRLAINPLEGVRFPRPRARRVMPPTLAEARRMRDVAAYHVARVITLGMMAGPRIGPSELFKLRWEDVDLDAGIIRMPNARKGARAESRLIPVRDDVLPELRRWWEEDAKIDCPWVIHWQGKKVMCIGHAWHAARKAAGISRVITPYSLRHAFPTSALEYDADIKAVAEIMGHSDPSMLLKTYQHIKWKQLKKAISAGPGLGK; the protein is encoded by the coding sequence ATGGCAAAAGGAATTACCGTCAGGGAGCTGGCGGATGTCTATTTTACGGTGCATTGCACCCACCCCGTGACACAAAAAAGCGGGCGCTACCACCTCCGGCCGGTGCTGCGTCTGGTTGGAGGCTGGCAGGCCCGGAGGCTCAAACCCCAGCACATCAGCGAGTTTCTAGAGGGGCAGCGTCAGTCGGGGGTATCCCTGGCAACGGCTGTCCTGCGGGCGAAGCTGTTGCTCACGATACTACGCTGGGGCGTCGGTACGGGCAGACTGGCCATCAATCCGCTGGAGGGGGTGCGCTTTCCCCGGCCCAGGGCACGGCGGGTCATGCCGCCCACACTGGCCGAAGCCAGGCGTATGCGCGACGTGGCCGCGTATCATGTGGCGCGCGTCATCACGCTGGGCATGATGGCCGGGCCGCGCATCGGCCCCTCGGAGCTGTTCAAATTGCGCTGGGAAGACGTCGATCTGGACGCGGGGATCATCCGCATGCCTAACGCCCGGAAAGGCGCACGCGCGGAATCCCGCCTGATTCCTGTACGGGATGACGTTTTACCGGAGCTGCGTAGGTGGTGGGAAGAGGACGCAAAAATAGACTGCCCGTGGGTCATCCATTGGCAGGGGAAAAAGGTCATGTGTATCGGCCATGCGTGGCACGCGGCACGGAAGGCAGCGGGAATTTCCCGTGTCATAACGCCCTACAGCTTGCGACACGCCTTCCCGACAAGCGCCCTGGAATATGACGCCGACATCAAAGCCGTTGCCGAGATAATGGGGCATTCCGATCCGTCTATGTTACTGAAAACATACCAACATATCAAGTGGAAACAGCTCAAGAAAGCCATTTCGGCGGGACCGGGGCTGGGAAAATAA
- a CDS encoding Com family DNA-binding transcriptional regulator — MNQEKLSDVRCPRCNKLLGRGKVEIMQFKCPRCGTYYTVRAVCPNTEPPEGRKESCYGPDNVQGAPAHAGG, encoded by the coding sequence ATGAATCAGGAGAAACTTTCAGACGTCAGATGCCCGCGCTGCAACAAACTTTTGGGGCGGGGCAAGGTTGAGATCATGCAATTTAAGTGCCCCCGTTGCGGGACATACTATACCGTGAGGGCCGTGTGCCCCAACACAGAGCCACCAGAAGGCCGCAAGGAATCCTGTTATGGACCAGACAACGTCCAAGGAGCCCCGGCCCATGCTGGGGGTTAA
- a CDS encoding DUF523 domain-containing protein: MAPSRCRFVVSACLAGEYCRYDGGSNACAAVRELVRRGAAVTACPEGLACLPVPRPPCEIREGRVLSQDGRDLTADFFRGARLAMEIASRHGCTAAILKRRSPSCGVGQIYDGTFSRTLCPGDGLWARMLREAGFALYTEEHLPEDI; this comes from the coding sequence ATGGCCCCGTCCCGTTGCCGTTTCGTGGTCAGCGCCTGCCTGGCCGGGGAATACTGCCGTTATGATGGCGGGAGCAACGCCTGTGCTGCGGTCCGGGAACTGGTGCGCAGGGGGGCGGCCGTCACGGCCTGTCCTGAAGGGCTGGCCTGCCTGCCCGTGCCCCGTCCGCCGTGCGAGATCAGGGAAGGGCGCGTCCTGTCGCAGGATGGCAGGGATCTGACGGCGGATTTTTTCCGGGGGGCCCGGCTGGCCATGGAGATAGCCAGCAGACACGGCTGCACGGCGGCCATCCTCAAACGGCGTTCGCCGTCCTGCGGTGTGGGGCAGATCTATGACGGCACGTTCAGCCGTACTCTCTGTCCCGGTGACGGGCTGTGGGCACGGATGCTGCGCGAGGCCGGTTTCGCCCTGTACACCGAAGAGCATCTGCCCGAAGATATCTAG
- the ybaK gene encoding Cys-tRNA(Pro) deacylase — protein MSSKKIAKTNAARLLERLEIPFTLHQADVDESDLSAVTMARKLGVDPGCVFKTLVARGDRTGVIMACIPAAAELNLKALATASGNKHVEMVHLKEVLPLTGYIRGGCSPLAAKKDYPVFLDEHAILWERIYISAGQRGVQLCLSPDDLCRATGATMAEIASNAD, from the coding sequence ATGAGCAGCAAAAAAATAGCCAAGACCAATGCCGCGCGCCTGCTGGAGCGCCTGGAGATCCCCTTCACCCTGCATCAGGCCGATGTGGACGAAAGCGACCTTTCCGCCGTGACCATGGCCCGCAAGCTGGGCGTGGACCCCGGCTGTGTTTTCAAGACCCTGGTGGCCCGCGGCGACAGGACAGGCGTCATCATGGCCTGCATCCCCGCCGCGGCGGAACTGAACCTGAAAGCACTGGCCACGGCATCCGGCAACAAGCATGTGGAGATGGTCCATCTCAAGGAAGTCCTGCCCCTGACAGGCTACATCCGTGGCGGCTGTTCGCCGCTGGCAGCCAAAAAGGATTACCCCGTCTTCCTGGACGAGCACGCCATCCTCTGGGAGCGGATCTACATCAGCGCCGGACAGCGCGGGGTGCAGCTTTGCCTTTCGCCGGACGATCTGTGCCGGGCCACCGGCGCCACCATGGCCGAGATCGCCAGCAATGCAGACTGA
- a CDS encoding O-acetylhomoserine aminocarboxypropyltransferase/cysteine synthase family protein, translating to MKTESLCLHAGYTPKNGEPRVVPIVQSTTFTYDSTAEVAKLFDLETSGFFYTRLGNPTVDAVEQKITALEGGVGALCTSSGQAANLIAILNLARSGDHVVSMASIYGGTFNLFAVTLKKMGIEVTFVDQRADDAEIEKAIRPNTKAVFGETLTNPSMDVLDIERIAALAHRHGLPLIVDNTFATPVLCRPFDFGADIVVHSTTKYMDGHALQMGGVIVDSGKFDWTSGRFPEFTEPDASYHGLIYTQAFGKAAYIVKARVQLMRDLGCCQTPQGAFYINQGLETLPLRMERHCRNAEAVATFLAGHGKVESVCYPWLPDSHDKALAEKYLPRGCSGVISFSLKGGRDAGARFIDSLKMVSLQVHVADIRTCVLHPASSTHRQLTDEQLTEAGITPGMVRLSVGLENIDDLLEDLSQALAQA from the coding sequence ATGAAAACCGAATCGCTTTGCCTGCATGCGGGCTATACTCCCAAGAATGGTGAGCCCCGGGTAGTGCCCATCGTGCAGAGCACGACCTTTACCTATGACTCCACGGCCGAAGTGGCCAAGCTTTTTGACCTGGAAACTTCCGGCTTTTTCTACACCCGTCTGGGCAACCCCACGGTGGACGCCGTGGAGCAGAAGATCACGGCTCTGGAAGGCGGCGTCGGTGCCCTGTGCACTTCGTCGGGGCAGGCGGCCAATCTCATCGCCATCCTCAACCTGGCCCGGAGTGGCGACCATGTGGTCAGCATGGCCAGCATCTACGGCGGTACCTTCAACCTGTTCGCCGTGACGCTGAAGAAAATGGGCATCGAAGTGACCTTCGTGGATCAGCGGGCCGATGACGCCGAGATCGAAAAGGCCATCCGCCCCAACACCAAGGCGGTGTTCGGCGAGACCCTGACCAATCCTTCCATGGACGTGCTGGACATCGAACGTATCGCGGCCCTGGCGCATCGTCACGGTCTGCCCCTGATCGTGGACAATACCTTTGCCACGCCGGTGCTCTGCCGCCCCTTCGATTTCGGTGCCGACATCGTCGTCCACTCCACCACCAAGTATATGGACGGCCATGCCCTGCAGATGGGCGGCGTCATCGTGGACAGCGGCAAGTTCGACTGGACTTCCGGGCGCTTCCCCGAATTCACCGAGCCCGATGCCTCCTATCATGGCCTGATCTATACCCAGGCTTTCGGCAAGGCGGCCTATATCGTCAAGGCCCGCGTGCAGCTCATGCGTGACCTGGGCTGCTGCCAGACGCCGCAGGGAGCCTTCTACATCAATCAGGGCCTGGAGACCCTGCCGCTGCGCATGGAACGCCACTGCCGCAATGCCGAAGCCGTGGCGACCTTCCTGGCCGGGCACGGCAAGGTGGAGAGCGTCTGCTATCCCTGGCTGCCGGACAGTCACGACAAGGCCCTGGCCGAGAAATACCTGCCCAGGGGATGCAGCGGCGTCATCTCCTTCTCGCTCAAGGGCGGCCGCGACGCCGGTGCCCGTTTCATCGACAGCCTGAAGATGGTGTCCCTGCAGGTGCATGTGGCCGATATCCGTACCTGCGTCCTGCATCCGGCCAGCTCCACGCATCGCCAGCTCACGGACGAACAGCTCACGGAAGCGGGCATCACGCCTGGTATGGTCCGCCTGTCCGTCGGTCTGGAAAATATCGACGACCTTCTGGAAGACCTGTCGCAGGCACTGGCACAGGCCTAG
- a CDS encoding DUF2156 domain-containing protein: MKNLAFTPVTLDGRSEFYELWHKTPRRSLDYSLPNIWGWQQYFGLQWAFDGDLCWLRQTVPFVTYWAPVGDWDAVDWAASGIETCHSFIRVPEELLERWRAALPDKVEEHDSRGQWEYLYLQSDLATLPGNRYHKKRNHLRGFEKAYGIDYRPLDDAMVEDVLGLQDDWCQWHECEDSPSLRAENEAINRVLSHWELLDGLCGGSLYVDGQMVAFSVGEALDEKTLGVHYEKGLNGFRGVYQTINACFAREAGNGFELLNRAQDLDEEGLRQAKMTYLPTDFLRKYQVSFK; the protein is encoded by the coding sequence ATGAAAAATCTTGCCTTCACCCCCGTCACCCTGGACGGCCGTTCCGAATTCTATGAACTGTGGCACAAGACCCCGCGGCGTTCCCTGGACTACAGCCTGCCCAATATCTGGGGCTGGCAGCAGTATTTCGGCCTGCAATGGGCCTTTGACGGCGATCTGTGCTGGCTGCGCCAGACCGTGCCCTTCGTCACCTACTGGGCCCCCGTGGGCGACTGGGATGCCGTGGACTGGGCAGCCAGCGGCATCGAAACCTGCCACAGCTTCATCCGCGTGCCCGAAGAACTGCTGGAACGCTGGCGTGCGGCCCTGCCGGACAAAGTCGAGGAGCACGATTCGCGCGGCCAGTGGGAATACCTGTATTTGCAGAGCGACCTGGCCACCCTGCCCGGCAACCGCTATCACAAGAAGCGCAACCACCTGCGCGGCTTCGAAAAGGCTTACGGCATCGACTACCGGCCGCTGGACGACGCCATGGTGGAAGACGTGCTGGGCCTGCAGGACGACTGGTGCCAGTGGCACGAATGCGAGGACTCCCCTTCCCTGCGTGCCGAGAACGAGGCCATCAACCGCGTGCTCTCCCACTGGGAGCTCCTGGACGGCCTGTGCGGCGGTTCCCTGTATGTGGACGGCCAGATGGTGGCCTTCAGCGTGGGGGAAGCACTGGACGAAAAGACGCTGGGGGTCCATTATGAAAAGGGCCTCAACGGTTTTCGCGGCGTTTACCAGACCATCAATGCCTGTTTTGCCCGCGAGGCGGGCAACGGCTTCGAGCTGCTGAACCGGGCCCAGGATCTGGATGAAGAAGGCCTGCGTCAGGCCAAGATGACCTATCTGCCGACGGACTTTCTGCGCAAGTATCAGGTGAGCTTCAAATAA
- a CDS encoding YeiH family protein: protein MEQNNEVVVDRAKSQWSDLWKKEDYWAIWIGFFFLIVAAWLCFGQRPALEARFNEYGTIITAEESKPFKTIEWYKATAAQKNVQAQKQSQVAEVIAYLKTPARWTDNPLDALMMDQARADERNAALKPKVEAARQAAAEALATARAAQDAAAAAGYQDAGLNDAATAAIDSWQNAEKKASKAASGLAKPFNRIPTLIVLGLVLGALCTVGAVFMGMNPGKFFVSFLIIYALCVLANILGNQKTMRLYGINAEIWSIAIGMIIANTVGTPKLVKDGAQVEYFIKTGLVLLGAEVLFHKILAIGIPGIFVAWVVTPIVLISTFIFGQKVLKMPSRTLNMVISADMSVCGTSAAIATAAACRAKKEELTLSIGLSLTFTAIMMVAMPAFINWVGMPEILGGAWIGGTVDATGAVAAAGAFIGPKALQVAATVKMIQNVLIGVTAFCVAMYWCAKVDVQEGQKVSAMEIWHRFPKFVLGFLTASVVMSVVSSSLGADVGKMLVDNGINKVSVPLRGWFFALAFVSIGLTTNFRELGKYFKGGKPILLYVCGQSLNLVLTLLMAWIMFYKVFPEITAKI from the coding sequence ATGGAACAAAACAACGAAGTCGTTGTCGACCGTGCCAAGTCACAGTGGTCCGACTTGTGGAAGAAGGAAGACTACTGGGCCATCTGGATCGGCTTTTTCTTCCTGATCGTGGCCGCGTGGCTGTGCTTTGGCCAGCGTCCGGCCCTGGAAGCCAGGTTCAACGAATATGGGACCATCATCACGGCCGAGGAAAGCAAGCCCTTCAAGACCATCGAATGGTACAAGGCCACGGCTGCCCAGAAAAACGTGCAGGCTCAGAAGCAGTCGCAGGTGGCTGAGGTCATCGCCTATCTGAAGACGCCCGCCCGCTGGACCGACAATCCTCTGGATGCCCTGATGATGGATCAGGCCCGCGCTGATGAGCGCAACGCCGCCCTCAAGCCCAAGGTCGAAGCCGCCAGGCAGGCCGCTGCCGAAGCCCTGGCCACGGCCAGGGCCGCCCAGGATGCCGCCGCGGCGGCCGGTTATCAGGATGCCGGTCTGAACGATGCCGCCACGGCCGCCATCGACTCCTGGCAGAACGCCGAGAAGAAGGCTTCCAAGGCTGCCTCCGGTCTGGCCAAGCCCTTCAACCGTATCCCCACCCTCATCGTGCTGGGCCTGGTGCTGGGCGCCCTGTGTACCGTGGGGGCCGTGTTCATGGGCATGAACCCCGGCAAGTTCTTTGTTTCCTTCCTCATCATCTATGCCCTCTGCGTGCTGGCCAACATCCTGGGCAACCAGAAGACCATGCGCCTTTACGGCATCAACGCCGAGATCTGGTCCATCGCCATCGGCATGATCATCGCCAATACCGTCGGCACGCCCAAGCTGGTCAAGGACGGCGCCCAGGTGGAATACTTCATCAAGACCGGTCTGGTGCTGCTGGGTGCCGAAGTGCTGTTCCACAAGATCCTGGCCATCGGCATCCCCGGCATTTTCGTGGCCTGGGTGGTGACCCCCATCGTGCTCATCAGCACCTTCATTTTCGGCCAGAAGGTGCTCAAGATGCCTTCCCGTACCCTGAACATGGTCATTTCCGCCGACATGTCCGTGTGCGGCACCTCGGCGGCCATCGCCACCGCCGCTGCCTGCCGTGCCAAGAAGGAAGAACTGACCCTGTCCATCGGCCTGTCCCTGACCTTCACTGCCATCATGATGGTGGCCATGCCCGCCTTCATCAACTGGGTGGGCATGCCTGAGATCTTGGGCGGCGCCTGGATCGGCGGCACTGTGGACGCCACCGGCGCCGTGGCCGCTGCCGGTGCCTTCATCGGTCCCAAGGCCCTGCAGGTGGCCGCTACGGTCAAGATGATCCAGAACGTGCTCATCGGTGTGACGGCCTTCTGCGTGGCCATGTACTGGTGCGCCAAGGTGGACGTGCAGGAAGGTCAGAAGGTCAGCGCCATGGAGATCTGGCACCGCTTCCCCAAGTTCGTGCTGGGCTTCCTGACGGCTTCCGTCGTCATGTCCGTGGTCAGCTCCTCTCTGGGGGCTGACGTGGGCAAGATGCTGGTGGACAACGGCATCAACAAGGTCTCCGTTCCCCTGCGCGGCTGGTTCTTCGCCCTGGCCTTCGTGTCCATCGGCCTGACCACGAACTTCCGCGAACTGGGCAAGTATTTCAAGGGCGGCAAGCCCATCCTGCTCTATGTCTGCGGCCAGTCCCTGAACCTGGTCCTGACCCTGCTCATGGCCTGGATCATGTTCTACAAGGTCTTCCCCGAAATCACGGCCAAGATCTAA
- the coaE gene encoding dephospho-CoA kinase (Dephospho-CoA kinase (CoaE) performs the final step in coenzyme A biosynthesis.), with amino-acid sequence MSGDSPRRLDFRVAGALAGQRLDKALCGLLPGLSRAAVQRAITAGACRIDGMPVSTASLKLRAGQEVVLALPDTANELRAEEEAVDILWQDEHLLLCNKPAGLTVHPCPSCPENTLVQRLLHHFPRLREQEGLRPGVVHRLDKDTSGLLLVALDEPTRLRMSEAFARREVRKEYLALVQGVPPQTGTCREPLGRHPTAKIKMAVVPENRGGKAAHSDWRVLWSSPRKDFSLVAVRIHTGRTHQIRVHMAHVGHPLLGDALYAPAPVAARAPRQMLHAWHISFCHPLSGEELEFFCPPPDDMVRTILDNSSRMQRLVITGNPGCGKSTLTRALEEAGLPAVSADALVAQLYAAGGEMADYLGRRFGDRLLEEDGSVCKSALLDAMQQDPGLRREVEQMVHTLVRDAILSFWDRAEAQGRACAVAEIPLYFECGWHKAGGLPGALSLTVRCPREIRLQRIMATRGWSEEKAATLEAWQWPAERKEAASDLVLDNAGTPADLRARVPALLEQLAALRQKAREDILRQVTACWQAR; translated from the coding sequence ATGAGCGGGGACAGTCCTCGCCGGCTGGATTTCCGCGTGGCGGGCGCCCTGGCGGGACAGCGGCTGGACAAGGCCCTGTGCGGCCTCTTGCCCGGCCTTTCCCGGGCGGCCGTGCAGCGTGCCATTACGGCCGGGGCCTGCCGCATCGACGGGATGCCGGTCTCCACGGCCTCCCTCAAGCTCCGGGCAGGCCAGGAGGTCGTTCTCGCCCTGCCCGATACGGCCAATGAGCTCCGCGCCGAAGAGGAAGCGGTGGACATACTCTGGCAGGACGAGCACCTGCTGCTGTGCAACAAGCCCGCGGGCCTGACGGTCCATCCCTGCCCTTCCTGCCCCGAGAATACGCTTGTCCAGCGTCTGCTGCACCACTTCCCGCGTCTGCGGGAACAGGAAGGTCTGCGCCCCGGTGTGGTCCACCGTCTGGACAAGGACACCAGCGGCCTCCTGCTCGTGGCCCTGGACGAGCCCACCCGCCTGCGCATGAGCGAGGCCTTTGCCCGGCGGGAAGTCCGCAAGGAATATCTGGCCCTGGTGCAGGGCGTGCCTCCGCAGACGGGGACCTGCCGGGAACCTCTGGGACGCCATCCCACTGCCAAGATCAAGATGGCCGTGGTCCCGGAGAACCGGGGCGGCAAGGCGGCCCACAGCGACTGGCGTGTGCTCTGGAGCAGCCCGCGCAAGGATTTCTCGCTGGTGGCCGTACGCATCCATACCGGGCGCACCCATCAGATCCGCGTCCACATGGCGCATGTGGGGCACCCCCTGCTGGGCGATGCCCTGTACGCCCCGGCCCCGGTGGCGGCCCGCGCCCCGCGCCAGATGCTGCATGCCTGGCACATCAGTTTTTGCCACCCCCTGTCGGGGGAGGAGCTGGAATTCTTCTGCCCGCCGCCCGACGACATGGTCCGGACCATCCTGGACAACAGCAGCCGCATGCAGCGGCTGGTCATCACCGGCAACCCCGGGTGCGGCAAATCGACCCTCACCCGAGCGCTGGAAGAGGCGGGCCTGCCCGCTGTCAGTGCCGACGCCCTGGTGGCGCAGCTCTATGCCGCCGGCGGCGAGATGGCCGATTATCTGGGCCGCCGCTTCGGGGACCGCCTGCTGGAAGAGGACGGCAGCGTATGCAAAAGCGCGTTGCTGGATGCCATGCAGCAGGATCCCGGCCTGCGCAGGGAAGTGGAACAGATGGTGCATACCCTGGTCCGGGACGCCATCCTGAGCTTCTGGGACAGGGCGGAAGCCCAGGGACGGGCCTGTGCCGTGGCGGAGATCCCCCTGTATTTCGAATGCGGCTGGCACAAGGCCGGCGGCCTGCCCGGCGCCCTGAGCCTGACGGTCCGCTGCCCGCGCGAGATCCGCCTGCAGCGCATCATGGCCACCCGCGGCTGGAGCGAAGAAAAAGCCGCGACCCTGGAAGCCTGGCAGTGGCCCGCCGAGCGCAAGGAAGCGGCCAGCGACCTGGTGCTGGACAACGCCGGGACACCGGCGGACCTTCGCGCCCGTGTCCCTGCCCTGCTGGAACAGCTGGCCGCACTGCGGCAAAAGGCCCGGGAAGACATCCTCCGGCAGGTCACGGCCTGCTGGCAGGCCAGGTGA
- a CDS encoding formyltransferase family protein: MRVVIFGQKWLAVEVLRQLSLLPRVTVAGVCPDTSGDRLEEEAWLCGIPVFSLEGVPPCDLGVAAYCQRYLPAVVRARCGLGILAYHPSLLPRHRGRDAIRWTLAMHEPVAGGTAYWMDDGADTGPIEAQDWCHVLPGETATELWRRELAPMGVRLLTACVARLARGERPRARPQDQRVATFEPAVGKNKLGQ, encoded by the coding sequence ATGCGCGTCGTGATTTTCGGGCAAAAGTGGCTGGCCGTTGAAGTGCTGCGACAGCTCTCGCTGCTGCCCCGCGTGACTGTGGCCGGTGTGTGTCCGGACACGAGCGGGGACAGGCTTGAGGAAGAAGCCTGGCTGTGCGGTATCCCGGTATTCTCGCTGGAGGGCGTGCCCCCATGCGATCTTGGCGTGGCCGCCTATTGCCAACGGTACCTGCCCGCTGTGGTGCGCGCCCGGTGCGGCTTGGGGATTCTGGCGTATCACCCGTCGCTTCTGCCCCGGCACCGGGGGCGCGACGCCATCCGCTGGACTCTGGCCATGCACGAACCTGTGGCCGGGGGGACGGCATACTGGATGGACGACGGGGCGGATACTGGCCCCATCGAAGCCCAGGACTGGTGTCATGTCCTGCCTGGAGAAACGGCCACAGAACTGTGGCGGCGGGAGCTTGCTCCTATGGGGGTGCGCCTACTGACAGCGTGTGTGGCCCGCCTGGCCAGGGGAGAACGCCCCCGCGCCCGTCCGCAGGACCAGCGCGTGGCCACGTTTGAACCCGCCGTGGGTAAAAACAAGCTGGGGCAGTAA